The nucleotide window GCAGGATCAGAAGGAATCGTCATCCACCATCGCTTTGGTGGTAAGAGAGAGATGCTAAATCTGCATAATTCGTCTATTATTGGTACCGAAAAAAAAGATTGTCAGTCCGGAGGGTTCCGCTTTATAATGATATTATTTCGAGTCTAGAAATATTAGGAGGCTATCCCTATGGATAAAAGGACTGAACAACAAGCTGGTGTCCTATACGCAGCTTTTTCTTACATATTATGGGGGTTCCTCCCTGTCTATTGGAAGCTGTTAGATCATGTGAATGCTGATGAAATTTTGGCTAATCGTGTGTTTTGGTCTTTCTTCTTCATCGCCTTTATTCTGCTCATTAATAAGAAGTGGGGACTTTTTACAGGGACATTGCTTGGGTTGGCTAAGAACAAAAGGCAATTAGCCGCCCTGGCTGTGGCATCTATGTTAATCAGCATTAACTGGTTCATGTATATCTGGGCGGTGAATACAGACCAGATGATCGAAGCTAGCCTTGGCTATTATATCAATCCGCTCGTAAGTGTCCTTCTCGGAATGGTCTTTCTGAAGGAACGTCTATCTTTGCTGCAATATGTATCGTTTGCTCTCGCAGCAATCGGTGTTTTGATTATGACGATTTCCTACGGACAATTTCCTTGGATTGCTTTATCACTAGCAATTTCCTTTGGTCTGTACGGATTGGCGAAGAAATTGATCAAGGTAGACTCGGCTGTTGGGCTTGCGCTTGAAACACTGGTCGTTATGCCGCTCGCTGCTATCTACATTGGCTACCTCCTAAACCAGGGAACAAACTCACTATTTGCTGGCTCAGTGTCGACTACGCTGCTGCTGGCGGGTGCAGGGGCGGCTACGGCGGTTCCTCTTCTCTTTTTCGCTAAAGGTGCTCAAAGGATTCCGCTCGCAACACTTGGTATCCTGCAATATATCGCACCCACATTGACGCTCATCCTTGGGGTTTTCGTCTATCACGAAACATTCTCGACAATCCACCTGCTTGCTTTTACCTTTATCTGGTCAGCCTTGATCCTTTACTCTTTATCAAGGACAAAAATGGCAGCAGCGCTGACAGTTAAGTGGAAAAAAGAAAAGGGTTTGCCTATGTAAGGGCTGCAACAAAGATCCCAAAAAAGAGCTGCGGAATAATCCGCAGCTCTTTTTTTAAGAAGTTAGTAAGTATAAATTCTACTTCGAGAATTGTCCAGCTCCAGCGCCTAGCCCCTCGATTCGCTTGTCTAGCTGCGGCTCCTAACTCCTCGAGACGTTTGTCTAGCTGCGGCTCCTAACTCCTCGAGACGTTTCGGTCCTGCCAATGAAGTCAAAGAGCGACTTCACTGTCAGGCCCTCCAACGCTTGTCGGAGTTGAGCAGTCGCCTCCGCTTTTCGAATTGTCTAGTGTCGCCTCCTAGAAACGCAGTAACTTCAACTCCGCCGGCAGAAGCAAAAAGCGCTTCTTTGTCGGAGTCTCCAGTTTCTGCGTTTCTGGACAGTCGGCTACACTTTTCGGTTTCAGTTCGCTCAGGTGAAGTCAAAGATCGACTTCACCGGTCGGCCATCCAGCGCTTGTCGGGGCTGACCCAGGCGCTTGCGCTTTTCTTATAAGAATGTCCTCTTTACTTTTTCCCAGAATGAGTTGTCCTTGAGTTTGACAGTTTTGATGATTTTGTTGCTCAGTTTCACATCGAATTTTTCGACATGTTGAATGCTAAGTGCTTCGTTATCCATTCCCATGATTGGATAATCATTTCCGTCCTGGGCAACCTTGAAGGTAAGCTTTCGGTCTCCGCTCAAGATGAAAGAAGAGCCGAGGGTCCGGAAATCATTATTGTTTACAGAAGCAAGTTCGCTGACTTGCATGCACGGAAGGAGAGGGTCAACAACTGCGCCGTTTACCGACTTATTATACGCTGTGCTTCCCGTAGGAGTAGCGACAATCATACCATCTCCACGGAAGGTTTCAAAATGCTTGTCGTCGATATATACATCCATTACAAATGCTTTTATGATCGCTGAACGTACGCTGAATTCATTCAGGCAGACAAATGTTGTATCGCCATCGATTGTTACTTCGATCGTCGGATAGCGTCTGACTTCGATTTGTGCATTAGTGATTGCTTCAATCATTTTATCCGTATCTTCGAGATGGAAATCGCAATACATATTCAGCGATCCAGTCACTGAAATACCGGCATATAGGCAATCATCGCGGAAGCCGGTCTTCCTGACAGCCTGCAGGAAGGTACCGTCATCACCAATACTTACAATAATATTTGCGGTTCGATAGTCGGTCACGATATTGAAATCATAACGGCGAGCCAGCTCATAAAGAGGCTCAACTTTTTCCAGCATCGTTGTGTCGGGTGTATGGTGAAAATAAATATTACGGCGATCTGGCATAAAAATTCCTCCAAACATTTCGTATTTCTTCCATAATTTTACCCACTTTTGAAATCTTTTGCTAAAATAAATGTTATTGACATTAGTTTATCATTTTTTCATAAGATTTTGAAAGTACGAGAAACTTACAAGGGGGCTTCAAGATGAATGGGAAAAGGTGGGCGGCATTAGGGATAGCCGTCGGATTATTCATTGCGTCAACAGTTATTAATCTTCTGTCTACAGTGGCATTTAGTGACGCAGAAAATGCTTTTACCGATATGTTTGCGGTATCAGAAGAAATGTTCGCTGAAGAAATAATCGAAGAAGGTGACATGCTGAGCAAAATAGCGGTATTGTCCATCAATGGAGTAATCCAGGATACAGGGGATGCTGAGTCATTCTTTGAAAGTCCTCTATATAATCATAGAACTTTCATGGAACAGCTTGATTATGTTAAGGAAGCGGATGATGTTAAGGCAATCATCCTGCAAGTGAACTCGCCTGGTGGCGGTGTCGTGGAAAGCGCACAAATTCATGACAAAATCAAGGAAATTCAGAAGGAAGCGAAAAAGCCGGTATATGTATCGATGGGATCGATGACCGCTTCTGGAGGTTATTATGTGTCTGCGCCTGCTGATAAAATTTTTGCCAGCCCTGAAACGCTTACCGGGTCGCTTGGAGTCATTATGCAGGGAGTTAATTATGCAGGTCTTGCCGAAAAGTATGGAGTTGAATTCACGACAATCAAAAGTGGGCCATATAAGGATATCATGAGCCCATCGAGACCAATGACAGAGGATGAACGCAAAATCCTCCAATCAATGATTGACAACTCATATGAGGGGTTCGTAAAAGTCATTTCAGAAGGACGCGATATGTCTGTTGAACGGGTCAAG belongs to Mesobacillus subterraneus and includes:
- the rarD gene encoding EamA family transporter RarD, which translates into the protein MDKRTEQQAGVLYAAFSYILWGFLPVYWKLLDHVNADEILANRVFWSFFFIAFILLINKKWGLFTGTLLGLAKNKRQLAALAVASMLISINWFMYIWAVNTDQMIEASLGYYINPLVSVLLGMVFLKERLSLLQYVSFALAAIGVLIMTISYGQFPWIALSLAISFGLYGLAKKLIKVDSAVGLALETLVVMPLAAIYIGYLLNQGTNSLFAGSVSTTLLLAGAGAATAVPLLFFAKGAQRIPLATLGILQYIAPTLTLILGVFVYHETFSTIHLLAFTFIWSALILYSLSRTKMAAALTVKWKKEKGLPM
- the sppA gene encoding signal peptide peptidase SppA, with protein sequence MNGKRWAALGIAVGLFIASTVINLLSTVAFSDAENAFTDMFAVSEEMFAEEIIEEGDMLSKIAVLSINGVIQDTGDAESFFESPLYNHRTFMEQLDYVKEADDVKAIILQVNSPGGGVVESAQIHDKIKEIQKEAKKPVYVSMGSMTASGGYYVSAPADKIFASPETLTGSLGVIMQGVNYAGLAEKYGVEFTTIKSGPYKDIMSPSRPMTEDERKILQSMIDNSYEGFVKVISEGRDMSVERVKEIADDRIYDGRQAKQLKLIDGFGYLEDVIENVRKDEKLGDATVVKYTESMGFGSFFSMGAQKIMGKDAEMAGLMKLLSQPNSPRLMYLYAE
- a CDS encoding NAD kinase; the protein is MPDRRNIYFHHTPDTTMLEKVEPLYELARRYDFNIVTDYRTANIIVSIGDDGTFLQAVRKTGFRDDCLYAGISVTGSLNMYCDFHLEDTDKMIEAITNAQIEVRRYPTIEVTIDGDTTFVCLNEFSVRSAIIKAFVMDVYIDDKHFETFRGDGMIVATPTGSTAYNKSVNGAVVDPLLPCMQVSELASVNNNDFRTLGSSFILSGDRKLTFKVAQDGNDYPIMGMDNEALSIQHVEKFDVKLSNKIIKTVKLKDNSFWEKVKRTFL